A genome region from Geodermatophilus bullaregiensis includes the following:
- a CDS encoding oxidoreductase: protein MTSRWTTADIPDQTGRTVVVTGATSGLGLATARALAEAGARVVLAVRDPGRGARAAAGLPGEVEVRRLDLADLSSVRAFAHAWSGPLDVLVNNAGIMMVPAGRTADGFELQLGTNHLGHFALTNLLLPQVTDRVVTLSSTAHRTGRIDLADLNWERRRYSPERAYGQSKLANLLFTLELQRRLTAAGSPVRALAAHPGWSATNLQSRTENRVKDALMAVGNRVVAQPAEQGALPTLFAATADLPGGSYAGPDGPMEVRGYPTLVGRTAAASDLETAARLWTASAELTGVDFPAALPTR from the coding sequence ATGACCAGTCGCTGGACCACCGCCGACATCCCCGACCAGACCGGCCGCACGGTCGTCGTCACCGGCGCGACGAGCGGGCTGGGCCTGGCCACCGCGCGGGCCCTCGCCGAGGCCGGCGCGCGCGTCGTGCTCGCCGTCCGCGACCCCGGCCGGGGTGCGCGCGCCGCCGCCGGCCTGCCCGGGGAGGTCGAGGTCCGCCGGCTGGACCTCGCCGACCTCTCCTCGGTGCGCGCCTTCGCGCACGCCTGGAGCGGTCCGCTCGACGTCCTCGTGAACAACGCCGGGATCATGATGGTGCCGGCCGGGCGCACCGCCGACGGCTTCGAGCTGCAGCTCGGGACCAACCACCTCGGCCACTTCGCGCTGACCAACCTGCTGCTGCCGCAGGTCACCGACCGGGTGGTGACGCTGTCGTCGACAGCGCACCGGACGGGCCGGATCGACCTCGCCGACCTCAACTGGGAGCGCCGCCGGTACTCCCCCGAGCGCGCCTACGGCCAGTCCAAGCTGGCCAACCTGCTGTTCACCCTCGAGCTGCAGCGCCGGCTGACCGCGGCCGGCTCGCCGGTGCGCGCACTCGCCGCCCACCCGGGCTGGTCGGCGACCAACCTGCAGAGCCGGACCGAGAACCGGGTCAAGGACGCGCTCATGGCCGTGGGCAACCGGGTGGTCGCCCAGCCCGCCGAGCAGGGCGCCCTGCCCACCCTGTTCGCCGCCACCGCCGACCTGCCCGGCGGCAGCTACGCCGGCCCGGACGGGCCGATGGAGGTGCGCGGGTACCCGACGCTGGTCGGGCGCACCGCCGCGGCCAGCGACCTGGAGACCGCGGCCCGGCTCTGGACGGCGTCGGCCGAGCTCACCGGCGTCGACTTCCCCGCGGCCCTGCCCACCCGCTGA